Proteins from a genomic interval of Rubinisphaera italica:
- a CDS encoding DUF1559 domain-containing protein: MLSYRKSGFTLIELLVVIAIIAILVALLLPAVQQAREAARRSQCKNNLKQFGIALHSYHEIYGLLPMAANLTDAGTYSRRYSANVSLLPFIEQAPLFDLIAGGGTATAVNGTTNYAAFGGNPWDTNYLPFRQQVPMFLCPSDPESSQTAELADSNYTFSRGDSIQDNNRWAGNGGRGLRGMFASIGDSGNDGSFGRCVRFRDVLDGMSNTIAMSERIKAQPGATNIRNGAMPMNFGDAFRSNPSLIYGQVDSSGNVIGSVLNASGTRWADGAPSYTGSTTTLGPNTPNALNSSSDQADGVFDPSSRHTGGVQCLMGDGAVRFISENIDTGDTTSGSVTSGKSPYGVWGALGSISGGEVVSEF, translated from the coding sequence ATGCTGAGTTACAGAAAATCTGGATTTACTTTAATTGAGCTGCTGGTGGTGATTGCGATTATTGCTATCCTGGTTGCATTGCTGTTGCCTGCTGTTCAGCAGGCCCGTGAAGCAGCCCGCAGGTCTCAATGTAAAAACAATTTGAAGCAGTTCGGAATCGCCTTACATAGTTATCACGAAATATATGGTCTGCTGCCCATGGCCGCAAATCTTACAGACGCTGGGACTTACTCACGACGCTACAGTGCAAATGTTTCGTTACTTCCTTTCATTGAACAAGCTCCCTTATTTGACTTAATCGCAGGTGGTGGGACGGCAACGGCCGTCAATGGGACGACCAACTACGCTGCGTTTGGTGGTAACCCCTGGGACACCAATTATCTGCCATTCCGGCAACAGGTCCCCATGTTTTTGTGCCCCTCCGATCCGGAATCCAGTCAGACAGCCGAACTGGCGGACTCAAATTATACATTCAGCAGGGGCGATTCCATACAGGATAATAATCGCTGGGCCGGCAACGGAGGTCGGGGTCTGAGAGGAATGTTTGCCTCCATCGGCGATAGCGGGAACGATGGCTCTTTTGGCCGTTGCGTCAGGTTTCGGGATGTCCTGGATGGAATGAGCAATACCATCGCTATGTCAGAACGGATCAAGGCTCAGCCGGGTGCAACAAATATTCGCAACGGAGCGATGCCAATGAATTTTGGAGACGCGTTTCGCAGTAATCCCTCTCTCATTTATGGTCAGGTTGATTCCAGCGGGAATGTTATCGGCAGCGTGCTTAATGCTTCAGGAACACGCTGGGCGGATGGAGCTCCATCTTATACCGGCAGCACTACCACTCTGGGGCCCAATACTCCTAATGCCCTGAACAGCAGCAGTGACCAGGCAGACGGGGTCTTTGATCCGTCCAGCCGACACACCGGAGGTGTCCAATGCCTGATGGGTGACGGAGCCGTTCGTTTTATCAGCGAGAACATTGATACCGGCGATACGACGTCTGGCTCTGTGACTTCGGGGAAAAGTCCTTATGGGGTCTGGGGCGCATTAGGTTCCATTTCCGGTGGTGAAGTCGTATCAGAATTCTAG